A genomic window from Alkalihalobacillus sp. AL-G includes:
- a CDS encoding YaaC family protein: MKPLNQWKNYEQFLSAPRSQRYLKRCYEQLGQNQNIDELSYRNCYSFIYYLTHGRRHYELAEKAPLELQPVLQYYGMVQLIKCCLLTVDPLYPESTILLAHGVTTRKRKKQNYLFLDDEIKIQRNGLFPYFSEQMFHMKHLEGDKIQMNKLFGQIPEINELFSQLNRRPYLIEVDCSKDGRIFSIPNEILDHLHMTANRFTTFLTEQINPAEISTTVQPSTINITVKDQNAFKRHNTLFKKSLDGKWFIPITRDGFQNLHEVMVHYLLLYNLSMICRYETEWWSELFHTYSSDDYPFISQFLAFSKRKVPYLLLNYLDEKRVPNL, encoded by the coding sequence ATGAAACCACTCAACCAATGGAAAAACTATGAACAATTTTTAAGCGCACCAAGGAGTCAACGGTATTTGAAACGGTGTTATGAACAGCTCGGACAGAATCAAAACATTGATGAATTAAGCTACCGAAACTGTTATAGCTTCATCTATTATCTTACCCACGGAAGGCGTCACTATGAGTTAGCTGAGAAAGCTCCTCTTGAGCTTCAACCGGTACTCCAATACTACGGAATGGTGCAGCTGATTAAATGCTGCCTGTTGACGGTAGACCCTTTGTATCCAGAATCGACGATCTTGCTGGCGCATGGCGTAACGACAAGGAAACGCAAAAAACAAAACTACTTATTTTTAGATGATGAAATTAAAATACAACGAAACGGTCTTTTCCCATATTTTTCCGAGCAAATGTTCCACATGAAACACCTAGAAGGCGATAAAATTCAAATGAATAAATTGTTCGGGCAAATTCCAGAAATAAATGAATTATTTTCACAACTGAATCGCCGTCCCTATTTAATTGAGGTGGATTGCTCAAAGGATGGTCGTATATTTTCGATTCCCAATGAAATATTGGATCATTTGCATATGACAGCCAACCGGTTTACAACGTTTCTTACTGAGCAGATCAATCCTGCCGAAATTTCAACAACTGTACAACCCTCAACAATTAATATTACTGTAAAAGATCAAAATGCTTTTAAAAGGCACAATACTTTATTTAAAAAGTCGCTTGATGGAAAATGGTTCATCCCTATTACTCGTGATGGATTTCAAAACCTGCACGAGGTGATGGTCCACTATTTATTACTCTATAACCTAAGTATGATTTGTCGGTACGAAACAGAATGGTGGAGCGAATTGTTCCATACGTACTCAAGCGATGACTACCCATTCATTTCACAATTCTTAGCGTTTTCAAAAAGGAAAGTCCCTTATTTGCTGCTGAACTATTTGGATGAAAAAAGGGTACCGAATTTGTGA
- the guaB gene encoding IMP dehydrogenase encodes MWEEKFTREGLTFDDVLLVPDKSSILPRDVSVKTKLSESVQLNIPIISAGMDTVTESKMAIAMARQGGLGIIHKNMSIEEQAEHVDRVKRSESGVITNPFYLSPDHQVFDAEHLMGKYRISGVPIVDENRKLVGIITNRDMRFIQDFSIQIKDVMTQENLVTASVGTTLKEAEAILQQHRIEKLPLLDDNGILKGLITIKDIEKVIEFPNSAKDKQGRLLAGAAVGVTADALLRVEKLVEAGVDVIVIDTAHGHSEGVLAKVREVKEAYPDVTLIAGNVATAEATRDLIEAGVDVVKVGIGPGSICTTRVVAGVGVPQVTAVYECATEARKHGVPIIADGGIKYSGDMVKALAAGGHAVMLGSLLAGVDESPGEREIYQGRQFKVYRGMGSIGAMERGSRDRYFQENNQKLVPEGIEGRVPYKGPLADSIHQLVGGLRSGMGYCGTPSVDDLRQNSRFTRITSAGLRESHPHDVQITKESPNYSV; translated from the coding sequence GTGTGGGAAGAGAAGTTTACGCGTGAAGGTTTAACGTTTGATGATGTTTTACTGGTACCGGATAAATCGTCGATACTACCGAGAGATGTATCGGTTAAGACGAAATTATCAGAATCAGTTCAGCTGAACATTCCGATCATCAGTGCAGGGATGGACACAGTAACCGAATCAAAAATGGCAATTGCAATGGCTCGTCAAGGCGGTCTAGGTATTATCCATAAAAACATGTCGATTGAGGAACAAGCTGAGCATGTTGATCGTGTGAAGCGATCAGAATCAGGCGTTATTACAAATCCATTCTATCTCTCTCCGGATCATCAAGTTTTTGATGCAGAGCACTTGATGGGGAAATATCGCATTTCAGGGGTTCCGATTGTTGATGAGAATCGCAAACTTGTCGGAATCATCACGAACAGGGATATGCGGTTTATCCAAGATTTTTCCATTCAAATTAAAGACGTTATGACACAAGAAAACCTCGTTACTGCTTCGGTAGGCACGACCTTAAAGGAAGCCGAGGCAATCTTACAGCAGCATCGAATTGAAAAGCTCCCTCTCCTTGATGATAATGGAATTTTAAAAGGCTTGATCACGATTAAGGATATAGAAAAAGTGATCGAGTTCCCTAACTCTGCAAAGGACAAGCAGGGGCGTCTCTTAGCTGGTGCGGCTGTCGGGGTAACGGCAGATGCACTGTTACGTGTTGAAAAGCTTGTTGAGGCAGGCGTGGATGTAATTGTCATCGATACAGCGCATGGGCATTCAGAAGGTGTCTTGGCAAAAGTACGTGAGGTAAAAGAAGCGTATCCAGATGTTACACTAATAGCAGGCAATGTGGCGACTGCGGAGGCGACCCGTGACTTGATCGAAGCAGGTGTCGACGTCGTTAAAGTTGGGATCGGACCAGGATCGATTTGTACAACCCGTGTTGTTGCAGGTGTTGGTGTTCCTCAGGTTACGGCAGTATATGAATGTGCAACGGAAGCACGGAAGCACGGTGTACCAATCATTGCAGATGGTGGTATTAAATACTCTGGTGATATGGTAAAGGCTCTTGCAGCAGGCGGACATGCAGTCATGCTCGGAAGCCTTTTAGCAGGTGTGGATGAAAGTCCAGGTGAACGTGAAATCTATCAAGGGCGCCAGTTTAAAGTTTATCGTGGTATGGGCTCAATCGGTGCGATGGAGCGAGGGAGCCGCGATCGTTATTTCCAAGAAAATAATCAGAAACTCGTCCCAGAAGGAATTGAAGGGCGTGTTCCTTACAAAGGGCCGCTTGCCGATTCAATCCATCAACTCGTTGGTGGATTACGATCCGGAATGGGGTATTGCGGTACACCATCCGTTGATGACCTTCGTCAGAATTCACGATTCACTCGAATCACCAGTGCAGGTCTTCGTGAAAGTCATCCGCATGACGTCCAGATCACGAAGGAATCACCGAATTACTCGGTCTAA
- a CDS encoding D-alanyl-D-alanine carboxypeptidase family protein yields the protein MALVLTSFVTTSSKAHAAPDLQLKAEAAILVDAETGRILFEKNADKMLLPASMTKMMMEYLLFEAIEEGKITWDTPVTISDRAFKISHNSNLSNVWLRQDANPAYTVKELFEAAAIYSANGATMALAEAIAGSEKNFVKMMNDKAKELGLKKYKFVNSTGLNNRDLKGMHPAGGPEEMNQMSARATVKLAYHLLKDYPQVLDTASIPVKKFREGTPDENRMINWNWMIEGNPRQGYYYKGVDGLKTGSTDLAGYSITATAKRNGTRLISVVMKTASNPARFEESAKLLDYGYNNFMKKEVVKAGYTVEGKSTLPVIKGKEKKVEVQTTEPISTVMLTGEEKKYKPKATWNEKLLNGNGELTAPVKKGDQVGTLTLTYSGEGSNFGYITKEAEQKASVPIVAQADVEKANWFVLTMRGIGGFFSDIWTNVVDMVKGWF from the coding sequence ATGGCACTTGTATTAACCAGTTTTGTCACAACGTCATCAAAAGCTCACGCTGCTCCAGATTTGCAATTGAAAGCGGAAGCGGCGATCCTAGTCGATGCAGAAACAGGACGTATTCTTTTTGAAAAAAATGCAGATAAAATGTTGCTGCCTGCAAGTATGACGAAGATGATGATGGAATATTTACTTTTTGAAGCAATTGAGGAAGGGAAGATTACGTGGGACACACCTGTAACCATTAGTGATCGAGCGTTCAAAATTTCCCATAACTCAAACTTGTCGAATGTTTGGCTTAGACAGGATGCAAATCCTGCTTATACCGTAAAGGAGCTTTTTGAAGCAGCAGCGATTTATTCAGCAAACGGCGCGACTATGGCTTTAGCTGAAGCGATTGCGGGTTCTGAGAAAAACTTCGTAAAAATGATGAATGACAAGGCGAAAGAGCTAGGCCTTAAAAAATATAAATTTGTAAATAGTACAGGGTTGAATAATCGTGACTTAAAAGGGATGCACCCTGCAGGCGGTCCTGAAGAAATGAACCAGATGTCTGCACGGGCAACAGTAAAGCTCGCGTACCATCTCTTAAAAGATTATCCACAGGTATTGGACACAGCAAGTATTCCAGTTAAAAAATTTCGTGAAGGAACCCCAGATGAGAATCGTATGATCAACTGGAACTGGATGATTGAAGGAAACCCACGTCAAGGCTACTACTATAAAGGTGTGGATGGGTTGAAAACGGGCTCAACGGACCTTGCTGGATACTCTATTACAGCGACTGCAAAGCGTAACGGAACACGTCTCATCTCTGTAGTTATGAAGACAGCATCAAATCCTGCGCGTTTTGAAGAATCAGCAAAACTCCTTGATTATGGATATAACAACTTTATGAAAAAAGAAGTCGTTAAAGCTGGCTATACTGTAGAGGGTAAGTCGACCCTTCCAGTTATAAAAGGGAAAGAAAAGAAGGTTGAAGTTCAGACAACTGAACCGATATCGACGGTAATGCTGACGGGCGAAGAAAAGAAATACAAACCGAAAGCAACCTGGAATGAAAAGTTACTTAATGGAAACGGCGAATTGACTGCACCTGTAAAAAAAGGTGATCAGGTCGGTACACTCACTCTAACCTACTCTGGTGAAGGTAGTAATTTCGGCTACATTACAAAAGAAGCTGAACAGAAAGCTAGTGTTCCAATTGTTGCACAAGCGGATGTAGAAAAAGCAAACTGGTTCGTTCTCACAATGAGAGGGATCGGCGGCTTCTTCAGTGATATTTGGACTAATGTGGTGGATATGGTTAAAGGCTGGTTTTAA
- the pdxS gene encoding pyridoxal 5'-phosphate synthase lyase subunit PdxS has product MVQTGTDRVKRGMAEMQKGGVIMDVVNAEQAKIAEEAGAVAVMALERVPADIRAAGGVARMADPTIVEEVINAVSIPVMAKARIGHIVEARVLEALGADYIDESEVLTPADEVFHLNKRDFTVPFVCGARDLGEATRRMGEGASMLRTKGEPGTGNIVEAVRHMRLIQSQIRKVVGMSEDELMTEAKNLGAPYEILLQIKKEGRLPVVNFAAGGVASPADAALMMELGADGVFVGSGIFKSENPEKFARAIVEATTHYQDYELIAKLSKGLGTAMKGIEISSLQPSERMQDRGW; this is encoded by the coding sequence ATGGTACAGACTGGTACTGATCGCGTTAAACGCGGAATGGCAGAAATGCAGAAGGGCGGCGTCATCATGGACGTTGTCAACGCTGAACAAGCAAAAATCGCGGAAGAGGCAGGTGCTGTTGCGGTAATGGCACTTGAGCGTGTTCCTGCTGATATTCGTGCAGCAGGCGGAGTCGCTCGTATGGCAGACCCGACTATCGTTGAAGAAGTCATCAATGCCGTATCGATTCCGGTAATGGCAAAAGCACGTATCGGACACATCGTTGAGGCTCGTGTTTTGGAAGCACTCGGTGCTGACTACATCGATGAAAGTGAAGTATTGACACCTGCGGATGAGGTATTCCATTTGAACAAGCGTGACTTCACTGTTCCATTCGTATGTGGTGCTCGTGATCTTGGGGAAGCGACACGCCGTATGGGAGAAGGTGCTTCGATGCTTCGAACCAAGGGTGAGCCTGGTACAGGAAACATTGTTGAAGCGGTTCGTCATATGCGATTGATCCAATCTCAAATCCGTAAAGTCGTCGGCATGAGCGAAGACGAATTGATGACAGAAGCGAAGAACCTTGGTGCACCATATGAAATTCTTCTTCAGATTAAAAAAGAAGGTCGTTTGCCTGTGGTGAACTTTGCAGCTGGTGGAGTCGCTTCTCCTGCAGATGCGGCACTTATGATGGAATTAGGTGCGGATGGTGTATTCGTTGGATCTGGTATCTTCAAATCTGAAAATCCAGAAAAGTTCGCTCGTGCGATTGTTGAAGCAACGACTCACTATCAAGACTATGAGCTTATCGCGAAGCTCTCTAAGGGCCTTGGAACAGCGATGAAAGGAATCGAAATTTCCTCTCTACAGCCTTCTGAACGTATGCAAGACCGCGGTTGGTAA
- the pdxT gene encoding pyridoxal 5'-phosphate synthase glutaminase subunit PdxT, translating to MITVGILALQGAVREHAKSIEASGANVIIVKRTEDLQEIDGLVMPGGESTTMRRLIDKYEMFGPLQEFAQSGKPVFGTCAGMILMAKEIIGQEHGHLEVMDMKVQRNGFGRQRESFEVGLSVKGLEGEDYIGVFIRAPYIESIGEGVEAIATFQDKIVAARQGRFLACAFHPELTDDHRMHAYFVKMIEELKQSVA from the coding sequence ATGATCACAGTTGGAATTTTAGCTCTTCAAGGAGCGGTACGCGAGCATGCGAAATCCATTGAAGCAAGCGGAGCAAACGTTATAATTGTGAAACGGACGGAAGATTTGCAGGAGATTGACGGACTTGTGATGCCTGGCGGCGAAAGCACGACGATGCGTCGCTTGATCGATAAATACGAAATGTTCGGACCCTTGCAGGAGTTTGCACAATCCGGAAAGCCTGTGTTCGGAACATGCGCTGGTATGATTCTGATGGCCAAGGAAATCATTGGTCAGGAGCATGGACATCTTGAAGTGATGGATATGAAGGTCCAACGGAACGGGTTTGGCCGTCAACGTGAAAGCTTCGAAGTCGGGCTTTCGGTTAAAGGTCTCGAAGGTGAGGACTACATCGGTGTTTTCATCCGTGCCCCTTACATCGAATCGATCGGTGAAGGTGTCGAAGCGATCGCGACGTTCCAGGATAAAATCGTCGCAGCACGGCAAGGACGTTTCCTTGCATGCGCCTTCCATCCGGAATTGACGGACGATCACCGCATGCATGCCTATTTTGTGAAAATGATTGAGGAATTGAAACAATCAGTTGCATAA
- the serS gene encoding serine--tRNA ligase yields the protein MLDLKFVREHFDEVKGKLSKRGEDISGLDQFQELDARRRELINQTEELKSKRNNVSKQVAEYKREKKDADALIQEMRQVGEAIKTFDDELRDVEDKLKHIMLTIPNIPHDSVPVGETEDDNVLHRDWGEIRQFDFEPKPHWDVAVDLEIVDFERAGKVTGSRFVFYKGLGARLERALINFMMDFHEDQHGYTEILPPYMVNRESMTGTGQLPKFEEDAFKIREEDYFLIPTAEVPVTNFHRDEILTAEDLPKAYVAYSACFRSEAGSAGRDTRGLIRQHQFNKVELVHFAKPEESYATLETLTGHAEKILQLLNLPYRIMSMCTGDLGFTATKKYDIEVWLPSYDTYREISSCSNFEDFQARRANIRYRPEPKAKPDFVHTLNGSGLAIGRTVAAIIENYQQEDGSVEIPEVLRPYMGNKEVIR from the coding sequence ATGTTGGATTTGAAATTTGTCCGTGAACATTTTGATGAGGTAAAAGGGAAGCTGTCCAAGAGGGGAGAAGATATTTCTGGACTCGATCAATTTCAGGAGCTTGATGCACGGCGTCGTGAGCTTATCAACCAGACGGAGGAACTGAAAAGCAAGCGGAACAATGTATCCAAGCAGGTTGCCGAATATAAGCGGGAGAAAAAAGATGCAGACGCTCTAATCCAAGAAATGCGTCAGGTCGGTGAAGCAATCAAAACATTTGATGATGAGTTACGTGACGTGGAAGATAAGCTGAAGCACATCATGCTGACGATTCCGAATATTCCCCACGATAGCGTACCTGTCGGGGAAACGGAGGATGATAATGTTCTCCATCGGGATTGGGGAGAAATCCGTCAATTTGACTTTGAACCGAAGCCGCACTGGGATGTTGCTGTTGATCTAGAAATCGTTGATTTTGAACGTGCCGGCAAGGTAACCGGAAGCCGTTTTGTTTTTTATAAAGGTCTCGGAGCACGTTTAGAGCGGGCATTGATCAATTTCATGATGGACTTTCATGAGGATCAGCACGGCTATACAGAAATCCTTCCGCCATACATGGTCAATCGTGAAAGCATGACAGGAACTGGACAGCTTCCGAAGTTTGAGGAGGATGCCTTCAAGATCCGTGAGGAAGATTATTTCTTGATTCCGACCGCGGAAGTACCGGTTACGAACTTCCACCGCGATGAAATTTTAACAGCAGAAGACCTTCCAAAGGCATATGTTGCATATAGTGCTTGCTTCCGTTCTGAAGCAGGATCTGCTGGACGTGATACTCGTGGACTTATCCGTCAGCATCAATTTAATAAAGTCGAGTTAGTACACTTTGCGAAGCCTGAAGAATCTTATGCGACCCTGGAAACATTGACAGGCCATGCAGAGAAAATTTTGCAGTTATTGAATCTCCCATATCGTATCATGAGCATGTGTACAGGCGATCTTGGTTTCACAGCAACGAAGAAGTATGACATTGAAGTTTGGCTTCCGAGCTATGACACGTACCGTGAGATTTCTTCTTGCAGTAATTTCGAAGACTTTCAAGCCCGACGCGCAAACATTCGCTACCGACCTGAACCGAAAGCAAAACCGGATTTCGTACACACATTGAACGGATCTGGTCTGGCAATCGGCCGTACCGTGGCTGCGATCATTGAAAACTACCAGCAAGAGGACGGATCTGTAGAAATTCCAGAAGTCCTACGTCCATACATGGGAAATAAAGAAGTAATCCGATAG
- a CDS encoding bifunctional 3-deoxy-7-phosphoheptulonate synthase/chorismate mutase yields the protein MTKLEVLRQEIEEINQKLLELLNERGKVVQKIGKIKEMQGVNRFDPVRERQLLNLITENNQGPFETSTLQHIFKSIFKASLELQEEDNRKALLVSRKRKPENTVINIKGKLVGDGNQHFVMGPCAVESYEQVRLVAKSIKDQGLTMMRGGAFKPRTSPYDFQGLGLEGLKILRQAANEYNLAVISEILNPNDIEVALDYVDVIQIGARNMHNFDLLKAVGSVQKPVLLKRGLSATIEEFMHAAEYIISKGNDQIILCERGIRTYERATRNTLDITAVPILKTETHLPVMVDVTHSTGRKDLLLPAAKAALAIGADGIMAEVHPDPAVALSDSAQQMDIPEFINFMENIRSNQHIHL from the coding sequence ATGACTAAATTAGAGGTACTGCGTCAAGAAATCGAAGAGATCAACCAGAAGCTTTTAGAACTTTTAAATGAACGAGGGAAAGTTGTACAAAAAATCGGCAAGATCAAGGAAATGCAAGGTGTGAATCGCTTTGATCCTGTCCGTGAGCGCCAGCTTCTAAATTTGATTACCGAAAACAATCAAGGTCCTTTTGAAACATCTACACTCCAACATATTTTTAAAAGCATTTTCAAAGCAAGCCTAGAGCTCCAGGAAGAAGATAATCGAAAGGCGCTTCTAGTATCAAGGAAACGGAAGCCAGAAAATACGGTGATCAATATCAAAGGTAAGTTGGTAGGTGACGGCAATCAACATTTCGTAATGGGCCCATGTGCTGTAGAAAGCTATGAACAAGTACGGCTTGTTGCAAAATCAATTAAAGATCAGGGATTGACGATGATGCGCGGTGGAGCTTTTAAGCCAAGAACATCCCCATATGATTTCCAAGGCCTTGGACTTGAAGGATTGAAGATTTTACGTCAAGCCGCCAATGAATATAATCTAGCAGTCATCAGTGAAATATTGAATCCGAATGATATTGAAGTTGCATTGGATTACGTTGATGTAATCCAAATCGGTGCCCGGAACATGCATAATTTCGACTTGTTGAAAGCTGTCGGTTCTGTCCAAAAGCCTGTACTATTGAAGCGTGGTTTATCAGCAACGATTGAGGAATTCATGCATGCGGCAGAATATATCATATCTAAAGGTAACGATCAGATCATCCTTTGTGAACGAGGCATTAGGACATACGAGCGGGCGACAAGGAATACGCTTGATATCACTGCAGTACCGATCCTTAAAACAGAGACCCATTTGCCTGTAATGGTCGATGTCACTCATTCAACCGGTCGAAAGGATCTATTACTGCCTGCAGCAAAAGCGGCGCTTGCTATCGGAGCCGACGGAATCATGGCAGAAGTCCACCCCGACCCAGCAGTAGCTTTATCTGATTCCGCTCAACAAATGGATATTCCTGAGTTCATCAACTTTATGGAAAACATACGATCAAACCAACACATCCATTTGTAA
- the aroC gene encoding chorismate synthase → MRYLTAGESHGPQLTTVIEGIPSGLQLTTEEINLELARRQKGYGRGRRMQIERDQATILSGIRLGYTLGSPITLAIENRDYQHWTKIMGAAPLDAEEEVKRQITRPRPGHADLNGAIKFGHRDMRNVLERSSARETTARVAAGAVAKRILAELGIKVAGHVVEIGGVKAEHTAYESLEQLQRVTEESPVRCMDNEAEKKMIQSIDDAKENGDSIGGIVEVVAEGMPIGVGSYVHYDLKLDAILASAIMSINAFKGVEVGIGFEAARKPGSLVHDEILWSEDEGYTRRTNNAGGFEGGMTTGMPIVVRGVMKPIPTLYKPLQSVDIESKEPFKASIERSDSCAVPSASVVAEAVIAWELAKAVVEQFGPDQIQAIKKHVEQHREKSRLF, encoded by the coding sequence ATGAGATATCTAACAGCAGGCGAGTCACATGGGCCTCAACTGACGACGGTCATCGAAGGGATTCCATCAGGTTTACAATTAACGACTGAAGAAATCAACTTGGAATTGGCCCGACGACAAAAGGGATACGGCCGTGGCAGGAGGATGCAGATTGAACGGGATCAGGCAACAATCTTGAGCGGGATTCGTTTGGGATATACGTTAGGTTCTCCAATCACCCTTGCAATTGAAAACCGTGATTATCAGCACTGGACGAAAATTATGGGTGCTGCCCCCCTTGATGCCGAAGAAGAAGTAAAACGCCAAATAACGAGGCCTCGACCAGGCCATGCCGATCTAAATGGAGCGATCAAGTTTGGACACCGGGATATGAGGAATGTGCTGGAACGTTCCTCCGCTCGAGAAACAACGGCACGAGTGGCGGCGGGGGCTGTCGCTAAACGGATCCTTGCTGAATTAGGAATAAAGGTGGCAGGACATGTCGTTGAAATCGGTGGTGTCAAAGCTGAACATACTGCCTATGAATCACTCGAACAATTGCAAAGAGTGACAGAAGAATCTCCTGTTCGATGTATGGATAATGAAGCGGAAAAGAAGATGATACAGTCTATTGATGACGCAAAAGAAAATGGTGACTCTATCGGCGGTATTGTAGAAGTTGTAGCAGAAGGGATGCCGATCGGAGTTGGCAGTTATGTCCATTATGATCTTAAGCTGGATGCCATTCTTGCATCAGCGATCATGAGCATCAATGCGTTTAAAGGTGTTGAGGTTGGAATCGGATTCGAGGCAGCTCGTAAGCCAGGCAGTCTTGTACATGATGAAATCTTATGGAGTGAAGACGAAGGCTATACGAGGCGGACCAATAATGCTGGAGGATTTGAAGGTGGAATGACAACTGGAATGCCGATCGTCGTACGAGGGGTGATGAAGCCGATACCAACCTTGTATAAGCCGCTTCAAAGTGTGGATATTGAGTCAAAGGAACCTTTTAAAGCGAGTATAGAGCGCTCCGACAGCTGTGCTGTACCCTCAGCCAGTGTCGTCGCAGAAGCAGTTATTGCCTGGGAACTTGCAAAGGCGGTCGTTGAGCAGTTTGGGCCCGATCAAATACAAGCGATCAAAAAACATGTTGAACAACATCGGGAAAAATCGAGATTGTTTTAA
- the hisC gene encoding histidinol-phosphate transaminase — MKVKKQLLSLKAYDPGKPMSEVKKEYGLPKIVNLASNENPFGCSQSVSDALNSFSHYSRYPEGNAPLLREKVADRLGVKQKQLLFSTGLDEMIQMISRALLSPKTNVVMASMTFPQFRHHAVIEQAEIRQVPLIDGRHDLEGMQQVVDEQTSIVWICNPNNPTGTYVNETELSNFMEHIPKDTLVALDEAYYEYVTANDYPDTLKLMNDYENLLVLRTFSKAYGLAAFRVGYAIGHEALIEKLDIARLPFNTSSLGQIAAQAAIADEEFIQMSSYVNKMCLQQFYAFCNEYKVDYYPSQGNFIYIKLKKSVDEVFQYLMERGYIVRPMKDGIRVTVGTEEDNEGLISLLKQMFIEDASRLRLLS, encoded by the coding sequence ATGAAGGTGAAAAAACAGTTGTTGTCACTAAAAGCTTATGATCCTGGTAAACCGATGAGTGAAGTGAAAAAGGAATATGGTTTACCAAAAATCGTGAATCTCGCATCCAACGAAAATCCATTCGGGTGCTCTCAAAGCGTTTCCGATGCGTTAAACTCCTTCTCTCATTATTCACGATATCCAGAGGGAAATGCTCCACTTTTGAGAGAGAAGGTGGCGGACCGTTTGGGCGTAAAGCAAAAGCAACTTCTGTTCAGCACTGGGTTAGACGAGATGATCCAAATGATCAGCAGGGCTTTATTATCCCCGAAAACAAATGTCGTCATGGCCTCGATGACTTTCCCGCAGTTTCGCCATCATGCCGTCATCGAGCAAGCAGAAATCCGTCAGGTTCCTCTTATCGATGGGCGTCATGATTTAGAGGGGATGCAGCAGGTCGTTGATGAACAAACAAGCATCGTTTGGATCTGTAATCCGAATAATCCCACCGGTACGTATGTAAACGAAACGGAGTTATCCAACTTTATGGAACATATCCCTAAAGATACGCTTGTTGCCCTTGATGAAGCCTATTATGAGTATGTAACAGCAAACGACTATCCTGATACGTTAAAACTCATGAATGACTATGAAAATCTCCTTGTTTTACGGACGTTTTCAAAAGCATACGGGCTTGCGGCGTTCCGGGTCGGTTATGCAATCGGACATGAAGCTCTTATAGAAAAGCTGGATATTGCACGACTACCATTCAATACGTCCAGTCTCGGACAAATTGCTGCACAGGCAGCAATAGCAGATGAAGAGTTTATACAGATGAGCTCGTACGTAAATAAAATGTGCCTTCAACAATTTTATGCATTTTGTAATGAATACAAGGTTGATTATTATCCATCTCAAGGAAACTTTATATATATCAAACTGAAAAAGAGTGTGGATGAAGTCTTTCAATATTTAATGGAGAGAGGCTATATCGTCCGCCCTATGAAGGATGGAATTCGGGTCACGGTCGGTACTGAAGAAGATAACGAAGGGCTGATTTCGCTGCTGAAGCAAATGTTCATAGAGGATGCATCACGATTGAGACTTTTATCTTAA